Proteins encoded by one window of Nitrospirota bacterium:
- a CDS encoding protease inhibitor I42 family protein, translating into MGKGPLVTTQQHSAKTLDATAGDTFEITLWEDRTAGYSWTPRYDPVAFDLIDDDYQRTVNVDTADYGRRTFTFLAKTPGEHALDLEYRVGWKFSAGNRRQYLIRIRPAAPSSPHPLN; encoded by the coding sequence ATGGGGAAGGGGCCATTGGTTACGACGCAGCAGCACTCGGCGAAAACGCTCGACGCCACAGCAGGAGACACCTTCGAGATCACGTTATGGGAAGACCGGACCGCTGGTTACAGTTGGACTCCTCGGTACGACCCCGTTGCCTTTGATCTCATCGATGACGACTATCAGCGCACGGTAAACGTGGATACCGCCGATTACGGACGGCGAACCTTCACGTTTCTCGCCAAGACCCCCGGAGAGCACGCCCTTGACTTGGAATACCGCGTCGGTTGGAAGTTCTCTGCGGGAAATCGCCGCCAGTACCTGATCAGAATTCGCCCAGCCGCCCCATCCAGCCCCCACCCGCTCAATTGA
- a CDS encoding DUF1841 family protein — protein MLFDRDNQWRFTTIAKKRGQAALEGEEALIAQAMDLHPELDPLWELGELSATPQEINGTVVNPFIHTALHVLIEKQLTEKSPPEITDTLATLLRRGVDRHEAVHAIASVYADLYFTSFRRGQQFEEGTYAELLKQLALPPE, from the coding sequence GTGTTATTCGACCGGGACAACCAATGGCGATTTACCACGATCGCCAAAAAGCGCGGACAAGCCGCGCTGGAAGGCGAGGAGGCGTTGATCGCCCAGGCCATGGATCTCCACCCCGAACTGGACCCGCTGTGGGAGCTCGGCGAGCTCTCCGCCACGCCCCAGGAAATCAACGGCACCGTGGTGAATCCGTTTATCCATACCGCGTTGCACGTGCTCATCGAAAAACAATTGACCGAAAAATCGCCGCCTGAAATCACCGATACGCTGGCCACGCTGCTCCGGCGCGGGGTGGATCGCCACGAAGCGGTGCACGCCATCGCGTCCGTGTATGCCGATCTGTATTTTACGAGTTTCCGGCGCGGGCAACAGTTTGAAGAAGGCACCTACGCCGAGTTGCTCAAGCAGCTCGCACTCCCTCCCGAGTAG
- the serB gene encoding phosphoserine phosphatase SerB — protein MSHGDQFVLTALAESDPSSAIDAATAVLSGQGVRVLDRRSIGAGRFQGVACDVRASAPLVWRDATRALRPLQARFGADLAVLPADPARRAPRLLVMDMDSTLVQSEGIDELAKEAGVGEQVAAITRRAMNGELDFRGALTERVGLLRGLSADALVRVEGRTRLTWGAETLVATLRKVGCAIAVVSGGFDYFTDRLKTRLALDHTFANRLEIRDGRLTGRLLGDIVDGSRKALVIDELADLYQTDRDRVVAVGDGANDLAMLDRAGLGVAFCAKPAVREAAPVTVSVKDLAAVLCLLGYTEQEFAL, from the coding sequence GTGAGCCACGGCGATCAATTCGTCCTGACCGCTCTCGCTGAGTCCGATCCCTCGTCCGCCATCGACGCCGCGACGGCCGTGCTGAGCGGCCAGGGAGTCCGGGTGCTGGACCGGCGATCCATCGGGGCCGGTCGGTTCCAGGGGGTCGCCTGCGACGTACGCGCGTCAGCTCCGCTGGTGTGGCGCGACGCGACGCGAGCGTTGCGGCCGCTGCAGGCCCGCTTCGGCGCGGACCTGGCGGTCCTCCCCGCGGACCCGGCGCGCCGCGCTCCCAGACTGTTGGTCATGGATATGGACTCCACGCTCGTCCAGAGCGAAGGGATCGACGAACTCGCGAAGGAGGCGGGGGTGGGCGAACAGGTGGCCGCGATCACGCGTCGGGCCATGAACGGCGAACTGGACTTCCGTGGAGCGCTCACGGAGCGTGTGGGGTTGCTGCGAGGGCTGTCGGCTGACGCGCTTGTGCGCGTCGAAGGGCGGACGCGGTTGACGTGGGGAGCCGAGACCCTGGTGGCCACGCTCCGGAAGGTCGGATGCGCCATCGCCGTAGTGAGCGGGGGGTTCGACTACTTTACCGACCGACTCAAAACCCGCCTCGCTCTCGATCACACCTTTGCGAACCGCCTCGAGATCCGGGACGGTCGGCTCACGGGACGGCTGCTGGGCGACATCGTCGACGGGTCCCGTAAGGCTCTGGTCATCGACGAGTTGGCCGACCTGTATCAAACGGACCGCGATCGTGTGGTCGCCGTCGGCGACGGGGCGAACGACTTGGCGATGCTTGATCGTGCGGGGCTGGGGGTGGCCTTCTGCGCCAAACCCGCGGTGCGCGAAGCCGCACCCGTCACGGTCAGCGTCAAAGACCTGGCGGCCGTGTTATGCTTGCTCGGGTACACCGAACAGGAGTTCGCCCTATGA
- a CDS encoding VOC family protein: MQTVADLVRTYDAPVARLVERYFEDNEAARAALDLANRAGRELVIDHITIRTRRVDERAQEFHRLGFQYRDELIEYPDQGWWAKVYRKAGMPAVFIDQAYDDARGGKSLLPAWVDRFGDQVLHHIAIRVPDIEAAKAELERAGIQFSGSIVGPRGTRLRQIFTAAEVRDGQAFTVLELAERNGYEGFVPEQADGLMQSSIVKKTA, translated from the coding sequence ATGCAGACCGTCGCTGATTTGGTCCGAACGTACGATGCGCCGGTGGCGCGGCTGGTCGAGCGATACTTTGAGGACAATGAGGCCGCTCGCGCGGCGCTGGATCTGGCCAACCGAGCCGGACGGGAGTTGGTGATCGATCACATCACTATCCGCACCCGGCGAGTCGATGAGCGGGCTCAGGAATTCCACCGCCTGGGCTTCCAATACCGCGACGAACTGATCGAGTATCCCGATCAAGGGTGGTGGGCCAAGGTGTATCGGAAGGCCGGGATGCCGGCGGTGTTCATCGATCAGGCGTACGACGACGCCCGCGGCGGGAAAAGCCTGCTGCCTGCGTGGGTCGACCGCTTTGGCGACCAGGTGCTCCACCACATCGCGATCCGAGTGCCGGATATCGAGGCGGCCAAGGCGGAGCTCGAACGAGCCGGCATCCAGTTCTCCGGATCGATCGTGGGGCCGCGGGGCACGCGTTTGCGCCAGATCTTCACGGCCGCCGAGGTGCGCGACGGCCAGGCATTTACGGTGTTGGAGTTGGCCGAACGCAACGGGTACGAAGGGTTTGTGCCCGAGCAGGCCGATGGGTTGATGCAATCTTCGATCGTCAAAAAGACGGCATGA
- a CDS encoding enoyl-ACP reductase: MGVLDGKTGVVMGVASERSIAWGIAQALHQEGARLAFTYAGKAMERRVRPLAESLGSKTVVPCDVTNDDEIARAFDMIGGELGGLDLLIHSLAFATREDLKQRFVDTSRDGFRVALDVSAYSLIAVARAALPLMKGRRASIVTLSYYGAEKVIPNYNVMGVAKAALEAGVRYLAADLGPEGIRVNAISAGPIKTLAAAGIAGFREMLHRAESSAPLRRNVTLQDVGGAALFLCSEWAAGVTGEILYVDCGYHIMGMGDLSPT, from the coding sequence ATGGGCGTGTTGGACGGCAAGACGGGCGTCGTGATGGGAGTGGCCAGTGAACGCAGCATTGCCTGGGGGATCGCTCAGGCGTTGCACCAAGAAGGTGCTCGACTCGCGTTCACCTACGCGGGTAAGGCGATGGAGCGGCGGGTTCGGCCGTTGGCGGAATCGCTGGGGTCAAAGACCGTCGTGCCGTGCGACGTCACCAACGACGACGAGATTGCTCGAGCGTTCGACATGATCGGCGGCGAGTTGGGGGGACTCGACCTGTTGATCCACTCGCTGGCGTTCGCCACTCGCGAGGACCTCAAACAGCGGTTTGTGGACACGTCGCGGGACGGGTTTCGCGTGGCGCTGGACGTGAGCGCCTACTCGCTCATCGCCGTTGCTCGCGCCGCGTTGCCGCTGATGAAGGGCCGCCGCGCCAGCATCGTGACGCTGTCGTACTACGGGGCTGAGAAGGTGATCCCCAATTACAATGTGATGGGCGTGGCGAAGGCCGCGCTGGAAGCCGGGGTCCGTTATCTCGCCGCGGATCTCGGACCGGAGGGCATCCGGGTCAACGCGATCTCGGCGGGTCCCATCAAGACCCTGGCCGCGGCGGGTATCGCCGGTTTTCGCGAGATGTTACATCGGGCTGAAAGCAGTGCGCCGCTGCGCCGCAACGTGACCTTGCAGGACGTCGGGGGCGCGGCCTTGTTCCTGTGCAGCGAGTGGGCGGCCGGCGTCACCGGGGAAATCCTGTATGTGGACTGTGGTTACCACATCATGGGGATGGGAGATCTCTCCCCCACGTGA
- a CDS encoding fibronectin type III domain-containing protein → MRYARWSVFVGLMSALCACGTAGTDLPEQTRLPAPANLTIQTAGLSVTLSWEPVAGASSYLVYWAQAPTVTTTSGTQSRTSAPPYVHQASEFGATLAYVVIAVDDRGVPGRPSPVVTITPSGPDPEAPQNVRAIAGDRQVTLDWDLVEGATGYQVEVVSEFGKFSVPDPVMPPFVHSSLLNCAPTSNPACAGYQYRIRGQFGNSFGPWSSAVTAVPMPATPGSPVFTDVRARIVIVKTEANPIGTPQGAVQLSWSETEHAREYRIYVKTLPDGLEQQLSASDGSPLRENRYVHMPAQFGVTYAYRVEAINDGVASPRIDEGTESGRPLPPDESLAFVPVPHTPGAVYPYVIRGFDGSSESADIQVASIEPPDSPYARDLSWTPPTGGSLMGQRLYRAPTSTSPFELIATFADLTTSTYRDEVLAPNPAPTGLAVTLQNAEVLVSWSPISPARSGYRLYWWEQDGGGALRMGSTPVLATAYRYGELQSGVRYTFAVQVEGSPAVSHSLSVP, encoded by the coding sequence ATGCGGTACGCACGTTGGTCGGTGTTCGTCGGTCTCATGAGCGCGCTGTGCGCGTGCGGAACAGCCGGAACCGATCTCCCGGAGCAGACCCGCCTTCCTGCGCCAGCCAATCTCACGATTCAGACCGCCGGTCTCAGCGTGACCCTCTCGTGGGAACCGGTTGCGGGCGCCTCATCGTATCTTGTGTATTGGGCGCAAGCCCCCACCGTCACGACAACATCTGGCACGCAAAGCAGAACATCCGCCCCCCCGTATGTTCACCAAGCGTCTGAATTCGGCGCGACTCTTGCCTACGTCGTCATTGCGGTCGACGACCGAGGAGTGCCTGGTCGGCCTTCGCCGGTCGTGACCATCACGCCATCAGGCCCGGATCCGGAAGCGCCCCAGAATGTCCGGGCCATCGCCGGGGATCGCCAGGTCACACTCGATTGGGATCTTGTCGAAGGGGCCACCGGATATCAAGTCGAGGTAGTCAGCGAGTTCGGTAAGTTTTCGGTCCCCGATCCCGTCATGCCCCCGTTCGTCCATAGTTCCCTCCTCAATTGCGCCCCAACCTCGAACCCTGCCTGCGCCGGGTATCAGTACCGCATTCGCGGTCAATTCGGTAATTCCTTCGGACCCTGGTCGTCCGCCGTCACTGCCGTGCCGATGCCGGCCACGCCTGGAAGCCCGGTGTTTACCGATGTCCGGGCCCGGATCGTTATCGTGAAGACCGAAGCGAATCCGATCGGGACGCCCCAAGGAGCCGTCCAGCTGTCATGGTCGGAGACCGAACATGCGCGGGAGTATCGGATTTACGTGAAGACACTCCCGGACGGGCTGGAGCAACAACTCAGCGCATCTGATGGTTCCCCACTCCGAGAGAACCGCTACGTCCACATGCCGGCGCAATTTGGAGTGACCTACGCCTACCGGGTCGAAGCCATCAACGACGGCGTGGCGAGCCCGCGCATCGATGAAGGAACCGAGTCAGGGCGCCCGCTCCCCCCGGACGAATCACTCGCGTTCGTTCCCGTCCCGCATACGCCTGGTGCGGTCTACCCTTATGTGATCCGTGGATTCGATGGTTCGAGTGAATCCGCCGATATTCAGGTAGCGAGCATCGAACCACCTGACTCGCCCTACGCCCGGGACTTGTCCTGGACGCCGCCGACCGGCGGAAGCCTCATGGGCCAGCGGCTGTATCGCGCCCCGACATCCACGAGCCCGTTTGAACTGATTGCGACCTTTGCCGATCTCACGACGTCGACCTACCGCGACGAGGTGCTTGCGCCAAATCCCGCGCCGACCGGACTGGCGGTGACCCTTCAGAATGCGGAGGTGCTCGTCAGTTGGAGCCCGATCAGCCCCGCACGGTCAGGGTACCGACTCTACTGGTGGGAACAGGACGGGGGGGGTGCGCTCCGGATGGGATCGACGCCCGTTCTTGCGACAGCTTACCGATATGGCGAGTTACAGAGCGGAGTACGGTACACGTTCGCGGTACAAGTCGAAGGCTCCCCCGCCGTATCACACAGCCTCTCGGTGCCCTGA
- a CDS encoding fatty acid desaturase — translation MKATEAVETANTTPTGRQTVDWVNTLFLISTFAVAVVGVPLHLATVGFSWPIVALFGFYLAATGLSITAGYHRLFSHQAYQTIAPVRAFFLVFGAAACQNSALKWASDHRVHHLYVDKEQDPYNIKRGFFWAHIGWIFFKKPSYDFSNVQDLQKDPLVRWQNRYYVPIAIGVGGVLPLLFGWTVGDWWGGFLLVGVARTVIVHHSTFLINSLCHFLGKQPYSIEDSSRDSGLVALLTYGEGYHNFHHQFQYDYRNGIKWYHWDPTKWLINALAFIGWAQRLRTAKAAHIFQAKLEVQRVLAQRQLARRSHEFRTAMEHKLHAAHEALVAARSKWEHLKVEYAAAKRSMDERRRHLAAALKEELATARRQFLHTHASWVLLLEAAAA, via the coding sequence ATGAAGGCTACGGAAGCGGTTGAGACTGCGAATACTACACCAACCGGTCGTCAGACCGTGGATTGGGTGAACACCCTGTTTCTGATCAGCACGTTCGCGGTCGCCGTGGTGGGGGTTCCCCTGCATCTCGCGACCGTCGGTTTTTCATGGCCGATCGTGGCCCTTTTTGGTTTCTATCTGGCGGCGACTGGGCTCTCGATCACGGCAGGCTACCATCGCCTCTTCTCGCATCAGGCCTACCAAACGATTGCCCCGGTGCGAGCGTTCTTCTTGGTCTTCGGAGCAGCGGCGTGCCAGAACTCCGCCCTGAAGTGGGCGTCCGACCACCGCGTCCACCATTTGTATGTCGACAAGGAGCAGGACCCCTACAACATCAAGCGGGGATTTTTCTGGGCGCACATCGGTTGGATCTTCTTCAAGAAGCCGAGTTACGACTTCAGTAACGTCCAAGACCTGCAGAAGGACCCCCTCGTCCGATGGCAGAATCGGTACTACGTTCCGATCGCGATTGGCGTGGGCGGCGTGCTGCCGCTGCTTTTCGGGTGGACCGTCGGGGACTGGTGGGGAGGATTCCTGCTGGTGGGCGTCGCACGGACCGTCATCGTGCACCATTCGACCTTTCTCATCAATTCCTTGTGCCACTTCCTGGGCAAGCAACCCTATTCGATCGAGGACTCGTCACGCGACAGCGGGCTCGTGGCCCTGCTGACCTACGGCGAGGGCTACCACAACTTTCACCATCAATTCCAATACGATTACCGAAACGGCATCAAGTGGTACCACTGGGACCCCACCAAGTGGCTGATCAACGCGCTCGCATTCATTGGTTGGGCGCAGCGGTTGCGAACCGCCAAAGCGGCGCACATTTTCCAGGCGAAACTTGAGGTTCAGCGGGTGCTCGCTCAGCGTCAACTCGCGCGGCGCTCGCACGAATTCCGCACCGCGATGGAGCACAAGCTGCACGCCGCGCACGAGGCTTTGGTGGCGGCGCGCTCGAAGTGGGAACATTTGAAAGTGGAATACGCCGCTGCGAAGCGCTCCATGGATGAACGACGCCGGCATCTCGCGGCCGCCCTGAAAGAGGAACTGGCCACCGCTCGCCGCCAGTTTCTTCACACCCACGCGTCGTGGGTCTTGCTGCTCGAAGCCGCGGCGGCCTAG
- a CDS encoding competence/damage-inducible protein A — protein MPPIIRAEILIIGNEILSGKVADEHTAFLCREFRELGVDVRRVVVIPDEVDVIADAVRNAWDRADLIVTTGGVGPTHDDVTLAGVAQGLGRPLVRHPGLADLVREVYGVSDNPHVNRLADVPEGAVLLTAAGMRVPVITVEKIYIFPGVPEILRRKFDAIKSRFRSAPFHLRTIYLRVGEEPIAAMLYDVADRFPNVALGSYPVIARPQYRTKLTLESKDAGTVDAAFEFLIARLPAGSVVGVDCEPA, from the coding sequence GTGCCTCCTATCATTCGAGCCGAAATCCTCATTATCGGCAACGAGATTCTCTCCGGAAAAGTCGCCGACGAACACACGGCGTTTTTGTGCCGGGAGTTTCGCGAACTCGGGGTGGATGTCCGGCGGGTGGTCGTGATCCCGGACGAGGTGGACGTCATCGCAGACGCCGTTCGGAACGCGTGGGATCGGGCGGATCTGATCGTCACGACCGGGGGCGTGGGACCCACTCACGACGACGTGACCTTGGCCGGTGTCGCCCAGGGCCTCGGCCGTCCCCTGGTGCGCCACCCTGGGTTGGCGGACCTCGTTCGCGAAGTCTACGGAGTCTCGGACAACCCGCACGTGAATCGCCTGGCTGATGTGCCGGAGGGGGCGGTGTTGCTGACCGCCGCGGGGATGCGGGTCCCGGTGATCACGGTGGAGAAGATCTACATCTTCCCGGGAGTTCCGGAGATCTTGCGGAGAAAATTCGACGCGATCAAGTCACGCTTTCGCAGCGCCCCGTTCCATCTGCGAACGATCTACCTTCGGGTCGGGGAAGAACCGATCGCCGCAATGCTGTACGACGTGGCCGACCGTTTCCCGAACGTGGCGCTCGGGTCCTACCCAGTGATCGCCCGACCCCAGTACCGAACCAAGCTCACCCTGGAGTCGAAAGACGCCGGGACGGTAGACGCGGCGTTCGAGTTCCTGATCGCGCGCTTGCCGGCTGGATCCGTGGTGGGAGTGGATTGCGAGCCGGCCTAG